In one window of Caenimonas aquaedulcis DNA:
- a CDS encoding PaaI family thioesterase — protein sequence MTAAPPAGFRQVGRYCGAFIDHCGPVFGRLEEGGVVLGFRVLPHHTNPLDCAHGGMLASFADMVLACGAMYRPEGWGRILPTISLQLDFLAPAPRGAWVEGRCEVLKATGSMVFTQCVVRADGQAAMRASAVFKLGPAPQDDRPWDPLELL from the coding sequence ATGACGGCGGCGCCGCCCGCGGGGTTCCGGCAGGTGGGCCGCTATTGCGGCGCGTTCATCGACCATTGCGGGCCGGTGTTCGGCAGGCTCGAGGAGGGCGGCGTCGTGCTGGGCTTTCGCGTGCTGCCGCACCACACCAATCCGCTGGACTGCGCGCACGGCGGCATGCTTGCATCGTTCGCGGACATGGTGCTCGCCTGCGGCGCGATGTACCGGCCCGAGGGCTGGGGTCGCATCCTGCCGACGATCTCGTTGCAGCTGGATTTCCTTGCACCTGCCCCACGGGGCGCGTGGGTGGAGGGGCGATGCGAGGTGCTGAAGGCCACGGGCTCGATGGTCTTCACGCAGTGCGTGGTGCGGGCCGATGGCCAGGCGGCGATGCGCGCGAGCGCGGTGTTCAAGCTCGGACCCGCGCCGCAGGACGACCGGCCGTGGGATCCCCTGGAGCTGCTGTAG
- a CDS encoding TetR/AcrR family transcriptional regulator, whose translation MPRVRSDDYESKAQAIMDCAAALFAKEGYPSAKMQDVAQACGATKSMLYHYFPTKDDLLFAMLKEHLERVIAGLDEAVSTAGTPRERLMALVQAYTQKSAQSRRRHVIAMNDVKYLPKAKQAPLIELQRQLTQSVSALIRELNPGLPEDVYKPYTMMLIGMLNWTDFWYKPGGAMKPQELCDRISRLFLKGFLAEKS comes from the coding sequence ATGCCTCGCGTACGTTCAGACGATTACGAATCCAAGGCCCAGGCCATCATGGACTGCGCCGCGGCGCTGTTCGCCAAGGAAGGCTATCCCTCCGCCAAGATGCAGGACGTGGCACAGGCGTGCGGCGCGACGAAGTCGATGCTGTACCACTACTTCCCGACCAAGGACGACCTGCTGTTCGCGATGCTCAAGGAGCACCTGGAGCGCGTCATCGCGGGACTCGACGAAGCGGTGTCCACGGCCGGGACCCCGCGCGAGCGGCTGATGGCGCTGGTCCAGGCGTACACCCAGAAGTCCGCGCAATCGCGCCGGCGCCACGTCATCGCGATGAACGACGTGAAGTACCTGCCGAAAGCCAAGCAGGCCCCGCTGATCGAACTGCAGCGGCAGCTGACGCAAAGCGTGTCCGCGCTCATTCGCGAGCTGAACCCCGGCCTGCCGGAAGACGTCTACAAGCCCTACACCATGATGCTCATCGGCATGCTGAACTGGACGGACTTCTGGTACAAGCCCGGCGGCGCGATGAAGCCGCAGGAACTGTGCGACCGCATCTCGCGCCTCTTCCTCAAGGGCTTCCTGGCCGAGAAGTCCTGA
- a CDS encoding ABC transporter ATP-binding protein — MTSIPTAVADTPALAVHNIQVVYGGAIEAVRDVSLEVRAGQIVALLGSNGAGKSTVLKAVSGVLDAEDGEIDKGSIQLFGRAIEKDAAPEIVRQGMVQVPEGRRLFATLTVEDNLLAGAHLRSRSELAAAKEYVFKLFPRLVDKRSTVAGYLSGGEQQMVAIGRALMSAPKLLALDEPSLGLAPLVVAEIFNSIRQLRDQSGLTILLVEQNASRALAICDYAYIMENGRVVLDGTGEQLRRNADVREFYLGLSSKQGRTHMKDVKHYKRRKRWLS; from the coding sequence ATGACAAGCATCCCCACCGCCGTTGCCGACACGCCCGCGCTCGCCGTGCACAACATCCAGGTTGTCTACGGCGGGGCGATCGAAGCCGTGCGCGACGTTTCGCTCGAAGTGCGCGCCGGCCAGATCGTCGCGCTGCTGGGCTCCAACGGCGCCGGCAAGTCCACCGTGCTGAAGGCGGTCTCGGGCGTGCTAGACGCGGAAGACGGCGAGATCGACAAGGGCTCCATCCAGCTCTTCGGCCGCGCGATCGAAAAGGATGCGGCGCCCGAGATCGTGCGCCAGGGCATGGTGCAGGTGCCGGAGGGCCGGCGGCTCTTCGCCACCCTGACGGTCGAGGACAACCTCCTCGCCGGCGCGCACCTGCGTTCCAGGTCGGAGCTCGCGGCGGCGAAAGAGTATGTGTTCAAACTGTTTCCGCGGCTGGTGGACAAGCGCTCCACCGTCGCGGGCTACCTGTCGGGCGGCGAGCAGCAGATGGTGGCGATCGGCCGCGCGCTCATGAGCGCGCCGAAGCTGCTGGCGCTGGACGAGCCCTCGCTCGGCCTCGCCCCGCTGGTGGTCGCCGAAATCTTCAACAGCATCCGGCAGCTGCGCGACCAGAGCGGCCTCACCATCCTGCTGGTGGAGCAGAACGCGAGCCGGGCGCTCGCCATCTGCGACTACGCCTACATCATGGAAAACGGCCGCGTCGTGCTCGACGGCACCGGCGAGCAGTTGCGCCGCAACGCCGACGTGCGCGAGTTCTACCTCGGCCTGTCCTCCAAGCAGGGCCGCACCCACATGAAAGACGTGAAGCACTACAAGCGGCGCAAGAGGTGGCTGTCATGA
- a CDS encoding ABC transporter substrate-binding protein, with product MTLHLSRLTAAALVTLGMSLPALAQQQGVTDTEIVVGDILPLTGPPALLGVAHNLGVKAAVAEVNAAGGINGRKVRLISEDDGYVPSRTVQGVRKLITSDKIFAFTSISGTAQAEAAMPVIKQAGIPAMAPITTYEGLYNPTIKNVFAVGYDMSNAVEELVSMMADRYPGKKWAVISQDDDYGENVRAGFERAAKAKKLQVVSTQVYKKGQADFSSEILKVKQSGAEALMAGGVLGENVAMTKELERIGHKIPVGVTYVSRVPASAKLMGPAGENVYTVDYVYLESSPQGKAFTEKLGKYLSAEEMPKVNRYSYTGYAAARALFEAMGKCGKALTWDCTNAELAKVKNLDTGVMTPISFSATNHLAAPKLLLLKADPAAVTYKAVQ from the coding sequence ATGACGCTACACCTCAGCAGACTGACCGCCGCCGCCCTGGTGACCCTGGGCATGTCACTGCCCGCCCTCGCGCAGCAGCAGGGCGTGACCGACACGGAGATCGTCGTCGGCGACATCCTTCCGCTCACCGGCCCCCCGGCGCTCCTCGGCGTCGCGCACAACCTGGGCGTGAAGGCGGCGGTGGCCGAAGTGAACGCCGCCGGCGGCATCAACGGCCGCAAGGTCCGCCTGATCTCCGAGGACGACGGCTACGTGCCCTCGCGCACGGTGCAGGGCGTGCGCAAGCTCATCACCAGCGACAAGATCTTCGCCTTCACCTCGATCTCGGGCACCGCCCAGGCCGAGGCCGCGATGCCGGTGATCAAGCAGGCGGGCATTCCGGCGATGGCGCCGATCACGACCTACGAGGGCCTCTACAACCCGACGATCAAGAACGTCTTCGCGGTCGGGTACGACATGAGCAACGCGGTGGAAGAGCTCGTCTCGATGATGGCCGATCGCTATCCCGGCAAGAAGTGGGCCGTCATCTCGCAGGACGACGACTACGGCGAGAACGTGCGGGCGGGCTTCGAGCGCGCGGCCAAGGCCAAGAAGCTGCAGGTCGTGTCGACCCAGGTCTACAAGAAGGGCCAGGCCGACTTCTCGTCCGAGATCCTGAAGGTCAAGCAGTCGGGCGCCGAGGCGCTGATGGCGGGCGGCGTGCTCGGCGAGAACGTGGCGATGACCAAGGAACTCGAGCGCATCGGCCACAAGATCCCGGTGGGCGTGACCTACGTGTCGCGTGTGCCCGCGAGCGCCAAGCTGATGGGGCCCGCCGGCGAGAATGTCTACACCGTCGACTACGTGTACCTGGAAAGCTCGCCGCAGGGCAAGGCCTTCACGGAGAAGCTGGGCAAGTACCTGAGCGCCGAGGAAATGCCGAAGGTCAACCGCTACAGCTACACGGGCTATGCGGCGGCGCGCGCGTTGTTCGAAGCCATGGGCAAATGCGGCAAGGCGCTGACCTGGGATTGCACGAATGCGGAGCTGGCGAAGGTGAAGAACCTCGACACCGGGGTGATGACGCCGATCTCCTTCAGCGCGACGAACCACCTTGCCGCGCCGAAACTGCTGCTGCTGAAGGCCGACCCCGCCGCGGTCACCTACAAGGCCGTGCAGTAA
- a CDS encoding branched-chain amino acid ABC transporter permease, with the protein MGYFVELVVSGLAIGAIYGLVAMSFAVIYKATGIVNFSQGELGMLTAYTSWSIATTLGAGGIATVLIAVVAGAVIGMLCERLIMRPMLGEPVLSVVLVTIGLAVVLRSIVTIGWGAAPHKFEVAGVDAVLDIGGMGMRVSQLGVIAMLAAALAGFWWFLKYSRFGVAMRAVAADENVARLMGISTARVQSVAWACASALAGLAGVFFAVIYGLSPTIYELGLKAFPATVLGGFDSVLGSGVSGLVIGVLENLVGGYLPSTLKEVAGFFLILVVLMVRPFGLFGEKRIERV; encoded by the coding sequence ATGGGATATTTCGTTGAACTGGTGGTGTCGGGGCTGGCGATCGGCGCGATCTACGGCCTCGTGGCCATGAGCTTCGCGGTGATCTACAAGGCCACCGGCATCGTGAACTTCTCGCAGGGCGAGCTCGGCATGCTCACGGCGTACACGTCCTGGTCGATCGCGACCACGCTGGGGGCCGGCGGCATTGCCACGGTGCTTATCGCGGTGGTCGCAGGGGCGGTCATCGGCATGCTGTGCGAACGGCTCATCATGCGGCCGATGCTGGGCGAGCCGGTGCTCTCGGTGGTGCTGGTGACGATCGGCCTGGCCGTCGTGCTGCGCTCCATCGTGACCATCGGGTGGGGCGCGGCGCCGCACAAGTTCGAGGTGGCGGGCGTGGACGCCGTGCTGGACATCGGCGGCATGGGCATGCGCGTGAGCCAGCTCGGCGTGATCGCGATGCTCGCCGCGGCGCTCGCCGGCTTCTGGTGGTTCCTCAAGTACAGCCGCTTCGGCGTGGCGATGCGCGCCGTGGCCGCCGACGAGAACGTGGCGCGGCTGATGGGCATCTCCACCGCGCGCGTGCAGTCCGTGGCCTGGGCCTGCGCGTCGGCGCTCGCGGGCCTCGCCGGCGTGTTCTTCGCGGTGATCTACGGCCTCTCGCCCACGATCTACGAGCTCGGCCTGAAGGCGTTTCCCGCCACGGTGCTGGGCGGTTTCGACTCGGTGCTGGGCTCGGGCGTGAGCGGCCTCGTGATCGGCGTGCTGGAGAACCTGGTGGGCGGCTACCTGCCCAGCACGCTCAAGGAAGTGGCCGGGTTCTTCCTGATCCTGGTGGTGCTCATGGTGCGGCCCTTCGGCCTGTTCGGCGAAAAACGGATCGAGAGGGTCTGA
- a CDS encoding AMP-dependent synthetase/ligase gives MLDHDNLIRGNVTMPGLLRLRAQERGAQVALREKDQGIWKARTWAEYYRDARRTALGFLKLGLQRGDRIVIAAEDVPEWFYADLGAQMIGVQVVGIYPTNPWPELQYITRHCQAKVAITGDQEQTDKVLDAMANGEGLAHLERIFCVDMKGLRRYEPGRPDSFAHLLALGDQLLAEDPEADRRLDASIDSLVPDDINILVYTSGTTGPPKGAMLTHRNIAYGAYAYAHARQMIGKRFESVCYLPLCHLAERTYSTVLHLITGGCVNFAESVDTVSTNVREIAPTFFLGVPRIWEKLQQGFEFRMKDSWKLQQWVYRHGMARGRVLSDRRAAQGRLTGLADRLEFGFWWLVLFRNMQRHMGLNRSHTRMCGGASVSPETLKFFDIIGLTVAQGYGLTEAGGLAFVQVPGRPYVSGSSGPAMEGAQWKLGEDGEIFIRSPGVFKGYLHDEKGTADVLDAEGWLASGDIVEIRGGDEVAVVDRKKAIIITSGGKNIAPSEIENAMKDSEYVREAIVVGEGRKFLGGLIQIDFETVGRWAAERDLQYTTYKSLTALPEVVELIQQVVDQVNSRFARVENIRKFVLLEKELDHDDGELTATQKVRRGLINAKFARELQIIYGS, from the coding sequence ATGCTTGACCACGACAACCTCATCCGCGGCAACGTCACCATGCCCGGCCTGCTGCGCCTGCGCGCGCAGGAGCGGGGCGCGCAGGTCGCGCTGCGCGAAAAGGACCAGGGAATCTGGAAGGCGCGCACCTGGGCCGAGTACTACCGGGACGCGCGGCGCACGGCGCTGGGCTTCCTGAAGCTGGGCCTGCAGCGCGGCGACAGGATCGTGATCGCCGCGGAAGACGTGCCCGAGTGGTTCTACGCGGACCTCGGCGCGCAGATGATCGGCGTTCAGGTGGTGGGCATCTACCCCACGAATCCCTGGCCTGAACTGCAGTACATCACCCGGCACTGCCAGGCGAAAGTCGCCATCACCGGCGACCAGGAGCAGACCGACAAGGTGCTGGACGCCATGGCCAACGGGGAGGGCCTCGCGCACCTGGAGCGGATTTTCTGCGTCGACATGAAGGGCCTGCGCCGCTACGAGCCGGGCCGGCCCGACAGCTTCGCGCACCTGCTCGCGCTCGGCGACCAGCTGCTCGCGGAAGACCCCGAAGCGGACCGCCGGCTCGATGCATCGATCGATTCGCTGGTGCCGGACGACATCAACATCCTGGTCTACACCTCGGGCACCACCGGCCCGCCGAAGGGCGCGATGCTGACCCACCGCAACATCGCTTACGGCGCGTACGCGTATGCGCACGCGCGGCAGATGATCGGCAAGCGCTTCGAGTCGGTGTGCTACCTGCCGCTGTGCCACCTGGCCGAGCGCACGTATTCCACGGTGCTGCACCTCATCACCGGCGGCTGCGTGAACTTCGCGGAGTCGGTCGACACGGTGTCCACGAACGTGCGCGAGATCGCGCCGACCTTCTTCCTGGGCGTGCCGCGCATCTGGGAAAAGCTGCAGCAGGGTTTCGAGTTCCGGATGAAGGACAGCTGGAAGCTCCAGCAGTGGGTGTACCGCCACGGCATGGCGCGGGGCCGGGTGCTGTCGGACCGGCGCGCGGCGCAGGGCCGCCTCACCGGCCTCGCGGACCGGCTCGAGTTCGGCTTCTGGTGGCTCGTGCTCTTTCGCAACATGCAGCGGCACATGGGCCTGAACCGCAGCCACACGCGCATGTGCGGCGGCGCGTCGGTGTCGCCCGAGACGCTGAAGTTCTTCGACATCATCGGCCTCACGGTGGCGCAGGGTTACGGCCTCACCGAGGCCGGCGGCCTGGCCTTCGTGCAGGTGCCGGGTCGGCCTTACGTGTCGGGCAGCAGCGGCCCGGCCATGGAAGGCGCGCAGTGGAAGCTGGGCGAGGACGGCGAGATCTTCATCCGCTCACCCGGCGTCTTCAAGGGCTACCTGCACGACGAGAAGGGCACCGCCGACGTGCTGGACGCCGAGGGCTGGCTCGCGAGCGGCGACATCGTGGAGATCCGCGGTGGCGACGAGGTGGCGGTGGTCGACCGCAAGAAGGCCATCATCATCACGAGCGGCGGCAAGAACATCGCGCCCTCGGAGATCGAGAACGCGATGAAGGACAGCGAGTACGTGCGCGAGGCGATCGTGGTCGGCGAGGGCCGCAAGTTCCTGGGCGGCCTGATCCAGATCGACTTCGAGACCGTCGGCCGCTGGGCGGCCGAGCGCGACCTGCAATACACCACCTACAAGTCGCTCACCGCGCTGCCCGAGGTCGTCGAGCTGATCCAGCAGGTGGTGGACCAGGTGAATTCGCGCTTCGCCCGCGTGGAAAACATCCGCAAGTTCGTGCTGCTGGAAAAGGAGCTCGACCATGACGACGGCGAACTCACCGCCACGCAGAAAGTCCGGCGCGGCCTGATCAACGCCAAGTTCGCGCGCGAGCTGCAGATCATCTACGGCTCCTGA
- a CDS encoding acyl-CoA dehydrogenase family protein — MTEFEFQEPDFLGEDLRMVRAQVRRFVEERIVPHGEAWEASGEIPREIFRDLGAMGFLGMRHPVEYGGGGMGAMASVVLGEELSRSTFGGVASALTVHSDMSVGHIAHRGTHEQKLKYLPAACAGEKVGAVCVTEPNAGSDVAGLKTRAVRTKEGWVLNGSKTFITNGVFGDIYIVAARTDPEAKGSRGISLFIVEKGNPGLKIARKFDKHGWRSSDTAELFLDDLFVPHDALLGEEGKGFYYIMSTFQNERLVVGALASGTSSKAIELTVDYLRQRQAFGKPLWEQPVVRNKVAWIAAKAAAVRALTYQCAQMIDEGKDTVREVSMLKAFGAETLQEVVHTCLQLHGGTGFIIGTPVERMARDSRILTIGGGATEVMLEEVAKRM; from the coding sequence ATGACCGAATTCGAATTCCAGGAGCCCGATTTCCTCGGGGAGGACCTGCGCATGGTGCGCGCCCAGGTGCGGCGTTTCGTCGAGGAGCGCATCGTGCCGCACGGCGAGGCCTGGGAAGCATCCGGCGAGATCCCGCGCGAGATCTTCCGCGACCTCGGCGCGATGGGTTTCCTCGGCATGCGCCATCCCGTGGAGTACGGCGGCGGCGGCATGGGCGCGATGGCCTCGGTGGTGCTGGGCGAGGAGCTGTCGCGCTCGACCTTCGGCGGCGTCGCCTCCGCGCTCACGGTGCACAGCGACATGTCGGTCGGCCACATCGCGCACCGGGGCACGCACGAGCAGAAGCTCAAGTACCTGCCCGCCGCCTGCGCCGGCGAGAAGGTCGGCGCCGTGTGCGTGACCGAGCCGAACGCCGGCTCCGACGTCGCGGGCCTCAAGACGCGCGCGGTGCGCACGAAGGAAGGCTGGGTGCTCAACGGCTCCAAGACCTTCATCACCAACGGCGTGTTCGGCGACATCTACATCGTCGCGGCGCGCACCGACCCGGAGGCCAAGGGCAGCCGGGGCATCTCCCTCTTCATCGTCGAGAAGGGCAACCCGGGGTTGAAGATCGCGCGCAAGTTCGACAAGCACGGCTGGCGCTCCTCGGACACGGCCGAGCTGTTCCTGGACGATCTCTTCGTGCCGCACGACGCGCTGCTCGGTGAAGAGGGCAAGGGCTTCTACTACATCATGAGCACGTTCCAGAACGAGCGGCTCGTGGTGGGCGCGCTGGCTTCGGGCACCAGTTCGAAGGCGATCGAACTCACGGTGGACTACCTCAGGCAGCGCCAGGCCTTCGGCAAGCCGCTGTGGGAGCAACCCGTGGTGCGCAACAAGGTCGCGTGGATCGCCGCGAAGGCCGCGGCCGTGCGTGCGCTGACCTACCAGTGCGCGCAGATGATCGACGAGGGCAAGGACACCGTCCGCGAGGTATCGATGCTGAAGGCCTTCGGCGCGGAAACCCTGCAGGAGGTGGTGCATACCTGCCTGCAGCTGCACGGCGGCACGGGATTCATCATCGGCACGCCCGTGGAGCGGATGGCGCGCGACTCGCGCATCCTCACCATCGGCGGCGGCGCGACCGAGGTGATGCTGGAAGAGGTCGCCAAGCGCATGTGA
- a CDS encoding branched-chain amino acid ABC transporter permease: MKSGFFKQRYAELVVLTDSRAVKAWTVVLFAALLLAPMVLGPFLLAHVTVILFTLVGALGLTVLTGFTGLISLGHVGFLMLGAYAYAIGVTRLGLPPELALLASAGVPALFGLVVGVPSLRLHGLYLAITTLAFSHIVSAALLAGGKFTGAGRGITVLRPRMLGIDLSSDRAFYWFCLAMCVLAVLVTLNLRRSYVGRALVAIRDNDIAARTMGVNLVRYKLLAFLISAAITGVAGAMMAMYISIVSVESFPFLLSIEALAIIIVGGLGSVLGAVLGTVFIVSMPEVFAALTSGMGGRLADLMTTSAHEIKSVLYGLAIIAFLRFDPRGLRGIWHDIRHAWVYWPLRY, encoded by the coding sequence ATGAAAAGCGGCTTCTTCAAGCAACGGTACGCCGAGCTCGTCGTCCTCACCGACTCGCGCGCCGTCAAGGCGTGGACCGTGGTGCTCTTCGCCGCGCTGCTGCTCGCGCCAATGGTGCTGGGCCCCTTCCTGCTGGCGCACGTCACGGTGATCCTGTTCACGCTCGTGGGCGCGCTGGGCCTCACGGTGCTCACCGGCTTCACCGGGCTCATCTCGCTCGGGCATGTGGGCTTCCTGATGCTCGGCGCCTATGCGTATGCGATCGGCGTCACCCGTCTCGGCCTGCCGCCGGAACTCGCGCTGCTCGCCTCGGCGGGGGTGCCTGCGCTTTTCGGCCTGGTCGTGGGCGTGCCTTCGCTTCGCCTGCACGGGCTGTACCTGGCGATCACCACGCTGGCATTCAGCCATATCGTGAGCGCGGCGCTGCTGGCCGGCGGCAAGTTCACCGGCGCGGGCCGCGGCATCACGGTCCTGCGGCCGCGCATGCTGGGCATCGACCTGTCGAGCGACCGCGCCTTCTACTGGTTCTGCCTCGCGATGTGCGTGCTCGCCGTGCTGGTGACCCTGAACCTGCGGCGCTCCTACGTGGGCCGGGCGCTGGTCGCGATCCGCGACAACGACATCGCGGCGCGGACCATGGGCGTGAACCTCGTTCGCTACAAGCTCCTCGCCTTCCTGATCAGCGCGGCGATCACCGGCGTCGCCGGCGCCATGATGGCCATGTACATCAGCATCGTGAGCGTGGAGAGTTTCCCCTTCCTGCTCTCGATCGAGGCGCTGGCGATCATCATCGTCGGCGGGCTCGGTTCGGTGCTGGGAGCGGTGTTGGGTACCGTCTTCATCGTCAGCATGCCCGAAGTGTTCGCGGCGCTCACGTCGGGCATGGGCGGGCGCCTCGCCGACCTCATGACCACCAGCGCGCACGAGATCAAGAGCGTGCTCTACGGCCTCGCGATCATCGCATTCCTCAGGTTCGATCCGCGCGGGTTGCGCGGCATCTGGCACGACATCCGCCATGCATGGGTCTACTGGCCCCTGCGATATTGA
- a CDS encoding NAD(P)/FAD-dependent oxidoreductase, whose amino-acid sequence METSDKSLLIVGAGHAGSELAISARQGGWAGPITLLGEEPGVPYHRPPLSKAYLAGEADLESILLRPAAAYENARVERITGVRMTAIDRAARQVRLEDGRSLHYDKLALCLGGRPRPLVCEGMPAGAPPANLLYLRTLQDAGAIGRHLGEGKRLVIVGGGYVGLEVAASASKQGVHVTVLEAQPRVLARVAGPRLSQFYESVHREHGVEILTGVQVARVRCEGADITAIECTDGRVVEADCVVAGIGMLANVDVPMAAGLATAEGIEVDEHGATSDPDIFAAGDCTRYLHPLYGREVRIESVPNALEQARAIAGWLCGKPKPNRAVPWFWSDQYELKLQMAGLAHGHDRCVLRGEPASRSFCAFYLQGDRLLAIDAVNRPAEFMAVRRALVRPLVVDAERLADEAVPLKDQLA is encoded by the coding sequence ATGGAGACAAGCGACAAATCGCTCCTGATCGTGGGCGCCGGGCATGCCGGCAGCGAGCTCGCGATCTCCGCCCGCCAGGGCGGCTGGGCGGGGCCGATCACCCTGCTGGGCGAAGAGCCCGGCGTTCCCTACCACCGGCCGCCGCTGTCCAAGGCGTACCTGGCCGGCGAGGCGGACCTGGAATCCATCCTGCTGCGGCCCGCCGCCGCTTACGAGAACGCGCGCGTCGAGCGGATCACGGGTGTGCGCATGACCGCGATCGACCGCGCAGCAAGGCAGGTGCGCCTGGAGGACGGCCGCTCGCTGCACTACGACAAGCTGGCGCTGTGCCTGGGCGGACGGCCCCGCCCGCTGGTGTGCGAGGGCATGCCGGCAGGCGCGCCGCCCGCGAACCTGCTTTACCTTCGCACGCTGCAGGATGCCGGGGCGATCGGCCGGCACCTGGGCGAAGGCAAGCGGCTCGTCATCGTCGGCGGCGGCTACGTGGGGCTGGAAGTGGCGGCGTCCGCGAGCAAGCAGGGCGTGCACGTGACGGTGCTGGAGGCGCAGCCGCGCGTGCTGGCGCGCGTGGCCGGGCCGCGGCTTTCGCAGTTCTATGAATCTGTGCACCGCGAGCATGGGGTGGAGATTCTCACGGGCGTGCAGGTCGCGCGCGTGCGTTGCGAAGGCGCGGACATCACGGCGATCGAGTGCACGGACGGCCGCGTCGTCGAGGCCGACTGCGTCGTCGCGGGGATCGGGATGCTCGCCAATGTCGACGTGCCGATGGCGGCCGGCCTCGCCACCGCCGAAGGGATCGAGGTGGACGAGCATGGCGCGACAAGCGATCCGGACATCTTCGCCGCGGGCGACTGCACGCGCTACCTCCACCCGCTCTACGGGCGCGAGGTCCGCATCGAGTCGGTGCCCAACGCGCTCGAGCAGGCGCGCGCGATCGCGGGCTGGCTGTGCGGCAAGCCCAAGCCCAACCGCGCGGTCCCCTGGTTCTGGTCCGACCAGTACGAGCTCAAGCTGCAGATGGCGGGCCTCGCGCATGGGCACGACCGGTGCGTCCTGCGTGGGGAGCCTGCGTCGCGCAGCTTCTGCGCGTTCTACCTGCAGGGCGACCGCCTCCTGGCCATCGACGCGGTGAACCGCCCCGCGGAATTCATGGCCGTGCGCCGTGCGCTGGTGCGCCCCCTGGTGGTGGATGCGGAGCGCCTGGCCGACGAAGCCGTCCCGCTCAAGGACCAGCTGGCGTGA
- a CDS encoding TetR/AcrR family transcriptional regulator, producing MTRVRADDYEDKKQVILEKAAALIAQKGFDVATMLDLAQACGTSKSHLYHYFPSKEDLLYAIVHEYITQQAEDLARILALPLPAAERFHQFIESFMQGAARSRHEHIILMNDLKFLPKAQREQIRKLEVEMTEQMERLLLEINPKRMEDKRMRKPYALLLFGMMIWTFSWYRRSGPVSPRELARQIADIFANGFA from the coding sequence ATGACTCGAGTTCGCGCGGATGACTACGAAGACAAGAAGCAGGTCATCCTGGAGAAAGCCGCCGCGCTCATCGCGCAGAAGGGCTTCGATGTGGCGACCATGCTGGACCTCGCGCAGGCCTGCGGCACCTCGAAGTCGCATCTCTACCATTACTTCCCCAGCAAGGAAGACCTGCTGTATGCGATCGTGCACGAGTACATCACGCAGCAGGCGGAAGACCTCGCGCGCATCCTGGCGCTCCCGCTGCCGGCCGCGGAGCGCTTCCACCAGTTCATCGAGAGCTTCATGCAGGGCGCCGCGCGTTCGCGCCACGAGCACATCATCCTGATGAACGACCTCAAGTTCCTGCCGAAGGCGCAGCGGGAGCAGATCCGCAAGCTCGAAGTGGAGATGACCGAACAGATGGAAAGGCTGCTGCTGGAGATCAACCCGAAGCGCATGGAGGACAAGCGCATGCGCAAGCCCTACGCCCTGCTCCTCTTCGGCATGATGATCTGGACCTTCTCGTGGTACCGCCGCTCGGGGCCCGTCTCGCCGCGCGAACTCGCGCGCCAGATCGCGGACATCTTCGCGAACGGGTTCGCGTAG
- a CDS encoding ABC transporter ATP-binding protein, translating into MSVANATETPVLEVRNVSKRFGGVKAVNDVSLRVMPREIVSLIGPNGAGKTTTFNLISGVLPPSSGQIIYRGEDTAKLRSSDFARRGIGRTFQNLALFRHGTVVENLLVGRHVHFRYSVMEALAFWGRPRREEIEAREKVEKIIEFLEIEELRDKTVSQLAYGQQKRVELGRALACEPQLLLLDEIVAGMNREEKEDIARFTLDIRDEFGIAVLMIEHDMQVVMDLSDRVYVLDFGALIAQGTPAEVAADPMVLAAYLGEDAHA; encoded by the coding sequence ATGAGCGTGGCGAACGCGACGGAGACGCCCGTCCTCGAAGTCAGGAACGTGTCCAAGCGCTTCGGCGGCGTGAAGGCGGTGAACGACGTGAGCCTGCGCGTGATGCCGCGAGAGATCGTGAGCCTCATCGGCCCCAACGGCGCGGGCAAGACCACGACCTTCAACCTGATCAGCGGCGTGCTGCCGCCCTCCAGCGGCCAGATCATCTACCGCGGCGAAGACACGGCGAAGCTGCGCTCATCCGACTTCGCTCGCAGGGGCATCGGCCGGACCTTCCAGAACCTGGCGCTGTTCCGCCACGGCACCGTGGTGGAGAACCTGCTGGTGGGGCGGCACGTGCACTTCAGGTATTCCGTGATGGAGGCCCTCGCCTTCTGGGGACGTCCGCGCCGCGAGGAGATCGAGGCGCGCGAGAAGGTGGAGAAGATCATCGAGTTCCTGGAGATCGAGGAGCTGCGCGACAAGACCGTGTCGCAACTGGCCTACGGCCAGCAAAAGCGCGTCGAGCTCGGGCGCGCGCTCGCGTGCGAGCCGCAACTCCTGCTGCTCGACGAGATCGTCGCGGGCATGAACCGTGAGGAAAAGGAAGACATCGCGCGCTTCACGCTGGACATCCGCGACGAATTCGGCATCGCCGTGCTGATGATCGAACACGACATGCAGGTCGTGATGGACCTCTCCGACCGCGTCTACGTGCTCGACTTCGGCGCGCTGATCGCGCAGGGCACGCCGGCCGAAGTGGCCGCGGACCCGATGGTGCTCGCCGCCTACCTCGGGGAGGACGCGCATGCTTGA